In a single window of the Larimichthys crocea isolate SSNF chromosome XVII, L_crocea_2.0, whole genome shotgun sequence genome:
- the alpi.1 gene encoding alkaline phosphatase, intestinal, tandem duplicate 1, protein MLMPHCRAPSLLLIVLGPILLAVGRAAMESQALYELEKEPAYWDAQARATLDAALKLRPRDHQAKNIILFLGDGMGVSTVSAARILRGQMEGGSGEETMLAMDTFPYVALSKTYSVDKQVADSASTATAYHCGVKANAKTVGLSANAVAYECNTTFGNEVYSVLRRAKAQGKSVGIVTTTRVQHASPAAAYAHSVSRSWYSDADLPSSARRQGCVDIATQLVTNVDIDVILGGGRMYMTPKGTSDPEYPTSNSRKGDRKDKRNLIDVWLKAKPNKKSHYVWHRKEFDEINVKTTDRLMGLFEPKDMRFEVFRNSTRDPSIVEMTEKAIQILSKNPKGYFLFVEGGRIDHGHHDGIAKLALTEAVMFDRAIQRAARLTKESDTLTVVTADHSHVFTFGGNTPRGNPIFGLAPKKADDKMPFTSILYANGPGYVHINGTRGNITMVDYYDEEYMQQAAVPLDAETHGGEDVAIYAKGPMAHLFHGVKEQNYVAHVMAYAACLEPYMNCPPYPHTHTSSGGVNSPSSLLFGLLGLLCLLR, encoded by the exons ATGCTGATGCCACATTGCAGGGCCCCCAGTCTCCTGCTCATCGTTCTGGGCCCCATACTGTTGGCTGTGGGCCGGGCTGCTATGGAGAGCCAAG CGCTGTACGAACTTGAGAAGGAACCAGCCTATTGGGATGCTCAGGCCAGGGCAACACTGGATGCTGCGCTGAAACTCCGCCCTAGAGATCACCAGGCCAAGAACATCATCCTGTTCCTCGGCGACG GGATGGGTGTGTCCACAGTGTCGGCAGCTCGAATCCTGCGAGGTCAGATGGAGGGCGGATCAGGGGAGGAGACAATGCTGGCCATGGACACCTTCCCATATGTGGCCCTATCAAAg ACCTACAGTGTGGATAAGCAGGTAGCAGACAGTGCAAGCACCGCTACAGCCTATCACTGTGGGGTGAAGGCCAATGCTAAAACAGTAGGGCTCAGTGCTAACGCAGTGGCCTACGAGTGTAACACCACCTTCGGTAATGAGGTCTACTCAGTACTACGCCGCGCTAAAGCACAAG GTAAATCAGTTGGCATAGTTACCACCACCCGTGTCCAGCACGCCTCCCCAGCTGCTGCTTATGCCCACTCTGTCAGCCGCAGCTGGTACAGTGATGCAGATCTTCCCTCCAGCGCTCGCAGACAGGGCTGCGTTGACATTGCAACCCAACTGGTCACCAACGTTGACATTGAT GTGATTCTGGGAGGAGGGAGAATGTACATGACACCAAAAGGCACCTCAGACCCTGAGTACCCTACCTCTAACTCTCGAAAGGGGGACCGCAAAGACAAGAGGAACCTCATTGACGTGTGGCTGAAGGCTAAACCA aacaAGAAATCACACTACGTTTGGCACAGGAAGGAGTTTGACGAGATAAATGTTAAAACTACTGACCGGCTCATGG GTCTGTTTGAGCCAAAGGACATGAGATTTGAGGTTTTCCGGAACAGCACACGTGACCCCTCTATTGTTGAGATGACAGAAAAGGCCATTCAAATTCTCAGCAAGAATCCCAAAGGATATTTCTTGTTTGTGGAAG GAGGTAGAATTGATCATGGCCACCACGACGGCATTGCAAAATTGGCACTGACAGAAGCTGTGATGTTTGACCGAGCCATTCAGCGTGCTGCGCGGCTAACCAAAGAATCAGATACTCTGACTGTGGTCACTGCTGACCACTCCCATGTCTTCACGTTTGGTGGAAACACACCCCGAGGGAATCCAATCTTTG GTCTGGCACCAAAGAAAGCGGATGACAAAATGCCTTTCACCAGCATCCTATATGCCAACGGCCCTGGTTATGTCCACATAAATGGAACCAGAGGGAACATCACAATGGTGGATTACT ATGATGAGGAGTACATGCAACAGGCTGCTGTCCCACTTGATGCTGAGACGCATGGCGGGGAAGATGTGGCCATCTATGCCAAAGGCCCAATGGCTCACCTGTTCCATGGGGTGAAAGAGCAGAACTATGTGGCTCATGTTATGGCTTACGCTGCTTGTTTAGAGCCTTATATGAACTGCCCTCCTTatccacacacccacacctcGAGCGGGGGTGTGAACTCGCCCTCAAGCCTCCTGTTTGGCCTGCTTGGCCTCCTCTGTTTACTCAGATGA
- the srek1ip1 gene encoding protein SREK1IP1, with protein MADPGPNKDNIRAGCKKCGYPGHLTFECRNFVRVDPQKDIVLDVSSTSSEESEEEVAAAHRNEKQGRSGQRRRGSHDDDDDDDRKKRHKRKKSRDQMSRKRSASSSSDGRTTKKKKKPSRSSSSSDDEASRKKKKLKSHKKKGKKNKRDHEKNHKKKQKKRKHETSSSSSSSSSDSSDSD; from the exons ATGGCTGATCCAG GGCCTAATAAGGACAACATCAGAGCCGGGTGCAAGAAATGTGGATATC CGGGCCACTTAACATTCGAGTGCCGAAACTTTGTCAGAGTTGACCCCCAGAAAGACATCGTGTTGGAtgtgagcagcaccagcagcGAGGAGAGCGAAGAGGAAGTGGCTGCAGCTCATCGCAATGAGAAGCAGGGGCGAAGTGGTCAGCGTCGCAGAG GTtcccatgatgatgatgatgatgatgacagaaaaaagagacacaaacggAAGAAGAGCAGAGACCAAATGTCAAGAAAGAG ATCTGCTTCATCATCGAGCGATGGCAGgaccacaaagaagaaaaagaaacccagcaggtcctcctcctcatcgGACGACGAGGCGagtagaaagaaaaagaaactgaaaagcCACAAGAAGAAAGGCAAAAAGAACAAACGAGATCACGAGAAGAATcacaagaagaaacagaagaaaaggaaacacgaaacatcttcctcctcttcttccagctCCAGTGACTCTTCAGACAGTGACTGA
- the ankle1 gene encoding uncharacterized protein ankle1, whose translation MAGKTTRTLENQLCRAVKDGEPRSVQLLLSQGACPDLVGAKGVAAIHLAVGKETEKNTRCLKMLLQYGADPNIRSSEGLTPLHIAALWGCYQNLKLLLMNGGNPHSKDNEGNTPGQLAEQQENRKCAQLLQEHQGSSVDAEDDDLPQFQYSVFSDQTDTSSYPESDYSFSSNSSMISGLGEAPLSSTRRSSFFNMSIINGGIPYNRLSDIRRHHWANSSSHGASEGPSILSSTRMSAVGPSVAMPILKEDDLFTHDDVFTSEANEHAATTDGRISPSRRDTLPAFLPRRASRKSVSFKDADEYFPVFSPESCSQQPAVDGKNFTGSLPFDLSEYSDFLDSERMATILHKQGIDVTSPDHVYVFCRESSESAEEDMEKTVISHCALNESDDEDEDEHVKEAVVNIPEQPACFRVGSSSSGTGSSHYSSCESDHYTSALDMSVHPRVLLLPKLSVGAESDKKIHISTDSDSELARHSEDLPPLQKELQNNSNPQTIEHLPGMCDKLALSQAKLPNTDVSEACSGPVVDTSSEGGVDQREDDTVEALQKTLPFTPSPFVTGRTRSRLSRCSLRTSRTPDSLLATSSLFEDTLPTPVRSRRQTPRSHSREDFYSSPHAPCYTRSYSGSSTGGDSLPADCQDTQSSTLRAGSSVSNSQADTLILSRSITDTITESQTLSDTVVLEKNQDTPTGTYERNLAEVILAMRGHGLAENGDFLTDDLTSTDEAMTKINDHVNSKDKVDSLQNENVSITEDCSSQADSVSSSSSSSYFSPRRSREDSDLPCTPGTGCTPRYSMSRLSSCRRPQNLANLSYTPGGRPLIQDLDEPVEYLYTDTEQGHKLIEIHVPPTANTSLSSSISISSSEETILYDWRSMQTDLMNNRGKENQKPQMAQQKEENDEHSLLSETKGMTDKELRLKLVELGESPGPISSRTRPTYMRRLCRLLLESNSQSPHPQKQLDQPQTDLDYSPELRRALRTFELPNCQADEQALCQQFDQPDQNRKWREGIIKSSFNYLLLDPRVTKNLPFRSHTMTPQECFQTFINAIFYVGKGKRSRPYSHLYEALEYYKGDKTSKKLCPKVQHILQVWNAEQGVISLHCFQNVIPVEAYTREACMVEAIGLKMLTNQKRGDFYGVVSNWQVKKKRELGVHLLYRAMQIFLAEGERQLRPVDIRQ comes from the exons ATGGCTGGAAAGACGACGAGGACGCTGGAAAATCAACTGTGTAGAGCTGTGAAGGATGGAGAACCGAG ATCTGTGCAGCTGCTTCTTTCACAAGGTGCGTGCCCTGACCTGGTGGGCGCTAAAGGGGTGGCTGCAATACACTTGGCCGTCGGCAAAGAGACTGAGAAGAACACGCGCTGCTtgaaaatgttgctgcagtATGGAGCGGACCCCAATATCAG GTCATCAGAGGGCCTGACTCCTCTTCACATTGCTGCACTGTGGGGATGTTATCAAAATTTGAAGCTGCTCTTGATGAATGGAGGGAACCCACACAGTAAAGATAAT GAAGGGAACACACCAGGGCAGCTTGCAGAGCAACAGGAGAATCGAAAATGTGCCCAGCTCCTTCAGGAGCACCAGGGCAGTTCAGTGGACGCAGAGGACGACGACTTGCCCCAATTCCAATACT ctgtgttttcagaCCAAACAGACACATCCAGCTATCCAGAATCAGATTACAGCTTCAGTTCCAACTCTTCTATGATAAGTGGCTTAGGTGAAGCCCCATTGAGCAGCACAAGGCGCTCGTCATTTTTCAACATGTCTATCATTAATGGAGGAATACCATATAACAGACTCTCTGATATTAGGAGGCATCACTGGGCTAATTCCTCCTCACATGGGGCATCTGAAGGTCCCTCTATACTATCAAGCACTCGCATGTCTGCAGTGGGACCTTCAGTCGCAATGCCGATTCTTAAGGAGGATGATTTATTTACTCATGATGATGTGTTCACATCAGAAGCAAATGAACATGCTGCTACGACTGACGGAAGAATCTCCCCCTCCAGAAGAGACACTCTTCCAGCATTTCTTCCCAGGCGAGCGAGCCGTAAGAGCGTGAGCTTCAAAGATGCAGATGAATATTTCCCGGTTTTTAGTCCTGAATCTTGCAGTCAACAGCCTGCTGTTGATGGCAAGAATTTCACTGGCAGCTTACCCTTTGACCTGTCCGAGTACTCTGACTTCCTGGATTCAGAACGCATGGCCACCATTTTACACAAGCAGGGTATCGATGTCACATCGCCGGATCACGTTTATGTTTTTTGCAGGGAAAGCAGTGAGAGCGCAGAAGAAGACATGGAGAAAACAGTCATCAGTCACTGTGCCTTGAATGAGAGTGATGATGAGGACGAGGATGAACATGTAAAAGAGGCTGTGGTGAATATACCAGAGCAGCCAGCCTGTTTCCGTGTTGGTAGCAGTAGCAGTGGGACTGGTAGTAGTCATTATAGTAGCTGTGAGAGTGATCATTACACCAGTGCTCTGGATATGTCTGTACATCCCAGAGTGCTTTTACTCCCCAAGTTGTCTGTTGGGGCTGAATCTGACAAAAAGATTCATATTTCTACAGACTCTGATTCTGAATTGGCACGGCACAGTGAGGATCTTCCACCTCTTCAAAAAGAGCTGCAGAACAATTCAAACCCTCAAACTATTGAGCACTTACCAGGTATGTGTGATAAACTGGCCCTGTCTCAAGCAAAACTCCCAAACACAGACGTATCTGAAGCTTGTAGTGGTCCTGTCGTGGACACTTCAAGTGAAGGTGGTGTTGACCAGCGAGAGGATGACACAGTTGAAGCATTACAGAAAACCCTTCCATTCACACCAAGTCCTTTTGTAACGGGCAGGACTCGCTCAAGGTTGAGTCGCTGCTCACTGAGAACAAGCAGAACTCCTGATAGCCTCCTCGCCACATCTTCTCTGTTTGAAGACACCCTCCCTACACCAGTTAGATCACGCCGCCAGACGCCCAGATCTCATAGCAGGGAAGACTTTTACAGTTCACCACATGCACCTTGTTATACACGATCATACTCAGGGAGTAGCACAGGAGGAGACTCATTGCCTGCTGATTGTCAGGACACACAGTCCAGCACCCTCAGAGCTGGTTCAAGTGTTAGTAATAGCCAAGCTGACACTCTGATCCTCTCCAGGAGCATAACTGACACTATTACTGAGTCGCAGACTTTGTCTGACACAGTCGTACTGGAGAAAAATCAGGACACTCCAACAGGCACTTATGAAAGAAACCTTGCAGAGGTAATACTTGCCATGCGAGGCCATGGTCTTGCTGAAAATGGGGATTTTCTGACTGATGATCTGACGAGTACAGACGAGgcaatgacaaaaataaatgatcatgtAAATAGTAAGGACAAAGTCGACAGCCTACAAAACGAAAATGTCTCGATCACTGAGGACTGTAGCTCTCAGGCGGACTCTGTGTCATCTTCTTCCAGCTCCAGCTATTTTTCCCCAAGAAGGTCAAGGGAAGACTCCGACCTTCCTTGCACTCCAGGCACAGGATGCACCCCCAGGTACAGCATGAGCCGGCTGTCGAGCTGCCGCAGGCCACAGAACCTGGCTAATTTGTCTTACACCCCCGGAGGGCGTCCACTCATTCAGGATCTGGACGAACCAGTGGAGTACCTCTACACTGATACAGAACAGGGCCACAAGCTGATTGAGATCCACGTCCCTCCTACTGCAAACACCTCCCTCAGCTCTAGTATCAGTATTAGCAGCAGCGAGGAGACCATCCTTTATGACTGGCGCTCCATGCAGACTGACCTGATGAAcaacagaggaaaggagaacCAGAAGCCCCAGATGGCACAACAGAAGGAAGAAAATGATGAGCACAGTTTGTTGTCGGAGACCAAAGGGATGACGGACAAGGAGCTGAGATTGAAGCTAGTAGAGCTGGGGGAGAGCCCAGGCCCCATTAGCAGCCGCACCAGGCCCACCTACATGCGAAGGCTGTGCCGCCTGTTGCTGGAGTCAAACTCCCAATCACCACATCCTCAGAAGCAGCTGGACCAGCCACAAACAG aTTTAGATTATAGTCCAGAATTGCGTCGTGCCCTGAGGACCTTCGAGCTGCCTAATTGCCAGGCTGACGAGCAGGCTTTGTGCCAGCAGTTTGACCAACCagatcaaaacagaaaatggaggGAGGGCATCATCAAGTCCAGCTTCAACTACCTGCTGCTCGACCCAAG AGTGACGAAAAACCTCCCATTCCGCAGTCACACCATGACTCCACAGGAGTGTTTCCAGACATTTATCAACGCTATATTCTATGTGGGCAAAGGAAAACGCTCCCGCCCCTACAGCCACCTGTATGAGGCTCTAGAGTACTACAAAGGAGACAAGACCTCCAAG AAACTGTGCCCCAAAGTGCAGCACATCCTTCAGGTGTGGAACGCCGAGCAGGGCGTCATCTCTCTGCATTGTTTTCAGAATGTCATTCCAGTTGAGGCCTACACAAGAGAGGCCTGCATGGTGGAGGCCATCG
- the LOC104939951 gene encoding intestinal-type alkaline phosphatase-like: MASKTKLIFTGLLILISVQWTLSYSEEELHASYWNNKAKQALFTALNNQPNVRMAKNLILFLGDGMGVPTVTAARILKGQMAEKSGEETSLVMDTFPYLALSKTYNVDQQMPDSAGTGTAYTCGVKANYGTLGVTAATPRANCKASHGNEVTSILHRAKQAGKSVGIVTTTRVQHASPAANYAHSADRSWYSNSDLTDEAIQNGCRDIAYQLVHNTEINVILGGGREYMFSNMTHDPEYPSDTGDRTDGQNLVAEWTKNKKNVKYVWNKADFDAVNPKNTDFLMGLFEPRDCRYEVDRDPAMDPSLTEMTEKAIKILSKNPKGFYLFVEGGRIDHGHHGTKAKRALTETVEFDRAIGRAAELTSELDTLTVVTADHSHVFAFGGSAARGNPVLGVSRSIAKDNKHFTTAVYGNGPGYQIVNGTRPDVNETISSDKDYRQQTPVPLNSETHGIDDVAIFAKGPMSHLFHGVQEQSYIAHVMAYAACIEPYENCELDNHAGSIHPSLLLLLLGLLLLSLCSV; the protein is encoded by the exons ATGGCAAGCAAAACTAAACTCATTTTTACTGGATTATTGATTCTCATTTCAGTGCAGTGGACTTTGTCTTACTCAG AGGAAGAGCTCCATGCCAGCTACTGgaacaacaaagcaaagcagGCTCTTTTCACTGCCCTGAATAATCAGCCTAATGTCCGCATGGCCAAGAACCTCATCCTCTTCCTGGGGGACG gTATGGGGGTACCAACAGTGACTGCCGCTCGGATCCTCAAAGGCCAGATGGCAGAAAAATCAGGGGAGGAGACCAGTCTGGTTATGGATACCTTCCCATACCTAGCCCTGTCTAAG ACGTACAATGTGGACCAGCAGATGCCAGACAGTGCTGGCACAGGCACAGCTTACACGTGTGGTGTGAAGGCCAACTACGGCACCCTGGGAGTCACTGCTGCCACCCCAAGGGCCAACTGTAAAGCTAGCCATGGGAATGAAGTCACATCGATTCTGCACCGAGCCAAGCAAGCAG GAAAATCGGTGGGAATTGTCACTACAACCAGAGTGCAGCATGCCTCTCCTGCTGCAAACTACGCTCACAGTGCCGACCGAAGTTGGTATTCTAACTCTGACCTCACTGATGAGGCTATCCAAAATGGCTGCCGTGACATTGCTTACCAGCTGGTTCACAACACAGAGATAAAT GTCATTCTTGGTGGAGGTCGTGAGTACATGTTTTCCAATATGACGCACGATCCAGAGTATCCATCTGACACAGGAGACCGAACTGATGGACAAAATCTTGTTGCAGAGTggacaaagaacaaaaag aatgttaaatatgtttggaacaaAGCTGATTTTGATGCTGTCAACcccaaaaatacagatttcctGATGG GTCTCTTTGAGCCCAGAGACTGCCGCTACGAGGTTGACCGTGATCCAGCCATGGACCCCTCCCTTACAGAGATGACGGAGAAGGCAATTAAGATTCTCAGCAAAAATCCAAAAGGGTTTTACCTCTTTGTGGAAG GTGGGAGAATTGACCATGGTCACCATGGAACGAAGGCCAAAAGAGCTCTCACTGAGACTGTTGAGTTTGACCGGGCGATCGGGCGAGCAGCTGAACTCACCAGTGAGCTGGACACTCTGACTGTGGTCACTGCTGACCACTCCCATGTCTTTGCTTTTGGAGGAAGCGCTGCCAGAGGAAACCCTGTTTTAG GGGTGTCACGCTCAATTGCAAAAGACAATAAGCACTTCACCACTGCTGTGTATGGAAATGGCCCAGGATACCAGATTGTCAATGGAACTCGCCCAGATGTGAATGAGACAATTTCAT CGGATAAGGACTACCGTCAGCAGACTCCCGTCCCTCTTAATTCAGAGACCCACGGCATAGATGATGTAGCTATCTTTGCCAAAGGTCCCATGTCACACCTTTTCCACGGTGTCCAAGAGCAGAGCTACATTGCACATGTCATGGCGTATGCTGCCTGCATAGAACCCTATGAGAACTGCGAACTGGACAACCATGCTGGATCCATCCACCCCAGCCTTTTGCTCCTCCTGCTgggtctccttctcctctcactCTGCTCTGTCTAA